The window TCGGACAGACCACCAGCGCCTTTGTGCGCGCGAAGCGGATTCAACCAACGCAACATCCCGCCATACCCGGCACCCCTGCGGGGCTGCACGCGTACCAGGGTGACATGCTGGACCAAATCATCCGCGGCAATGTGATCGGCACTTCAACCGTGGTCTATAACGCCATGCGTTACCGCAGCAACCGCTTCAAGGTGGAGTTCACCAATGCGGGCGAGGACTATCTCTTCTGGATGGAACTCGCGCAAAGCGGTGCAAAGTTCGCATTTTCGAGCGAGTCCGAGGCGCGGTACGGACGCGGTGTCAATGTTTATGCGGGCGCCGGTTGGGGCAGCGATGAACACCTTTTGCGCGTGCACAACGAACTGAAATACCGCAAGACCACATTGACGCTGTTCAGTCTGACGACGGAACAGAAGAAACTGGTGCGACACAGTATCGGCTTGCTCCGGGCCGCTTTCGCCCGCGATGTGCTGCACCGCCTGGCACACCGCAAGCACCTGCCGATGAAACTGCTCGCCTCCCATGCGGCCCTCGATCCGCAGGGGGTTCTGCTCTTTCCTTTGATCGTCCTGAAACTGGTGCTGGGCAAGTCTTGATCGCTGCAACGAGCGTCGGTGCTTGCAAGAATGAAAACAAATGACAACACGTAAAGC of the Rhodoferax koreense genome contains:
- a CDS encoding glycosyltransferase family 2 protein, which produces MITVVIPYFQRSAGVLRKALVSIAQQRGCRMPIQVIVVDDASPVPAAGELAGAGDMPCPVQIIAQANAGPGAARNTGLDHAPKETKYIAFLDSDDEWTPDHLARAVCALEAGYDFYFADHYQLGQTTSAFVRAKRIQPTQHPAIPGTPAGLHAYQGDMLDQIIRGNVIGTSTVVYNAMRYRSNRFKVEFTNAGEDYLFWMELAQSGAKFAFSSESEARYGRGVNVYAGAGWGSDEHLLRVHNELKYRKTTLTLFSLTTEQKKLVRHSIGLLRAAFARDVLHRLAHRKHLPMKLLASHAALDPQGVLLFPLIVLKLVLGKS